The Streptomyces sp. Je 1-332 genome has a window encoding:
- a CDS encoding MBL fold metallo-hydrolase: MTEVQSGLAGADIVSPDLAEIVILDVGHGNCAILRDGDRCAIVDARSGVLLLSELQRMGIKHIEHVVLSHADEDHIQGALQLLPHQSFSIGHFWANSDSAKDSDLWDELLTLVDHLDTCGRLQANMAISTSQRDKLSFGRMGVSVLHPTLYEIGHGPGKATGARPRLTTNGLSVVLRVSIDDEPLALLPGDIDAGGLRRMLGRQADASAYTLVYPHHGGGNGGASHARFVQDLANATHPELVIFSMGRDRFKNPIPEVVAEFGNSFPDVRIACTQLSSHCHSGALPTVGGSHLGIRSAAGLAEGKCCAGTLTLRVEDGGIYVHPEPGPHADWIQGNVQAPMCSVIPTFPTQRPPT; the protein is encoded by the coding sequence ATGACCGAGGTTCAGTCTGGTTTAGCTGGGGCTGACATCGTGTCGCCGGACTTGGCAGAGATCGTCATATTGGACGTCGGGCACGGTAATTGTGCGATTCTGCGAGATGGCGATAGGTGTGCGATCGTCGATGCCCGCTCTGGGGTATTGCTACTTTCCGAACTTCAGCGTATGGGGATCAAGCACATTGAACATGTCGTTCTATCGCACGCCGATGAGGATCACATTCAAGGAGCGCTACAGCTGCTTCCGCACCAGTCCTTTTCGATCGGGCACTTTTGGGCTAATTCCGATAGTGCGAAGGACTCGGATCTTTGGGATGAGCTGCTAACCCTGGTGGATCATCTGGACACGTGTGGTCGGCTGCAGGCCAATATGGCGATCAGCACGTCGCAGCGAGATAAATTGAGCTTCGGCCGTATGGGCGTGTCCGTGCTTCACCCCACGCTTTATGAGATCGGGCATGGTCCAGGCAAAGCGACAGGGGCGAGGCCCCGACTCACCACCAATGGACTTTCGGTGGTCCTAAGGGTGAGTATCGATGATGAGCCTTTAGCGCTACTTCCAGGTGATATCGATGCGGGTGGCCTACGCAGGATGTTGGGTCGGCAGGCGGATGCTTCCGCTTATACACTTGTTTATCCACATCATGGAGGTGGGAACGGCGGTGCCTCCCACGCTCGTTTTGTGCAGGATCTTGCGAATGCAACCCACCCTGAGCTGGTAATCTTTTCCATGGGGCGTGATCGCTTCAAGAACCCGATTCCAGAAGTGGTGGCTGAGTTTGGAAACTCATTTCCTGATGTCAGAATCGCTTGCACGCAACTTTCATCCCATTGTCACAGTGGAGCACTGCCGACCGTTGGAGGCAGTCACTTGGGTATTCGTTCCGCTGCGGGTCTCGCTGAAGGGAAGTGCTGCGCTGGCACATTGACACTCAGGGTGGAAGACGGGGGAATTTATGTGCATCCCGAACCCGGTCCACATGCTGACTGGATTCAAGGAAACGTGCAAGCACCGATGTGTTCTGTGATTCCTACTTTCCCGACACAACGGCCTCCCACCTGA